One Pygocentrus nattereri isolate fPygNat1 chromosome 23, fPygNat1.pri, whole genome shotgun sequence genomic window carries:
- the LOC108437634 gene encoding uncharacterized protein LOC108437634 yields MVLLFELRFFGLWTLWWCCLVTGSTGCQMQYVGRSSVTTDLQSDVLLPCNFKSTLLGSNKTADIVAVWSQRTIPADNLLEISLQGGVMFWNNRDKRIKTFTKLSESGNFSILLRNVQQSDLGLYRCELHEGINCSIAYQEVQLGLAAVSEYQKTIIAGTSGGAAVLLLFTVCVCYTVTKRRLCMRQDSAQEGTRENPIYDSANYKMKDSRNTDEGQCDNPIYAEYSAMPDQHRESSVR; encoded by the exons ATGGTTCTGCTCTTTGAGCTGAGATTCTTTGGTTTGTGGACGCTTTGGTGGTGCTGTTTGGTTACAG GATCTACAGGATGTCAAATGCAGTACGTTGGCAGAAGCAGCGTTACCACTGATCTGCAGTCTGATGTTCTGCTGCCATGTAACTTTAAATCAACCCTCCTTGGATCAAACAAGACTGCAGATATAGTAGCAGTGTGGAGTCAGAGGACTATACCAGCAGATAATCTACTGGAGATCAGTCTGCAGGGTGGAGTAATGTTCTGGAATAACAGAGATAAACGTATTAAGACGTTCACCAAGCTCTCAGAATCTGGAAACTTCTCCATCCTCCTCCGTAATGTACAGCAGTCTGATCTGGGTCTCTACCGCTGTGAGCTTCATGAGGGAATCAACTGCAGCATCGCCTATCAGGAGGTGCAGCTTG GTCTTGCTGCTGTTTCTGAATACCAGAAAACCATCATAGCAGGAACATCAGGAGGAGCAGCAGTACTACTACTGTTCACAGTGTGTGTTTGCTACACAGTGACTAAAC GAAGACTCTGTATGAGACAAGACAGTGCTCAAG AAGGTACACGTGAAAACCCAATATATGACTCTGCTAACTACAAAATGAAGGACAGCCGAAATACAGATG AAGGACAGTGTGATAACCCAATCTATGCTGAGTATTCGGCGATGCCAGaccagcacagagagagcagcGTGAGATGA
- the LOC108437632 gene encoding uncharacterized protein LOC108437632 isoform X2: MKSASEFGVLGLLLSTLIKGVTLCGSESLTRINMVITLQSDVLLPCYFKPATLESDKTADTAAVWSHSNITTDWRLLEISLQGEVKFWNNRNRHIRPFPEHSESGNFSILLHKVQQSDLGFYRCELFRGNSCTLAYQDVYVSTAYSSMKYWHFLLGAAAALCLLLVSLCCIQRRRRDTADPLYVNTYFHESKRDSKEEAIYENDMELRKLKSTSRECCQSTTQENPIYVNCERNKTWL, translated from the exons GCGTCACTTTGTGTGGGAGCGAGTCGCTCACCAGAATTAACATGGTCATCACGCTACAGTCTGATGTTCTGCTGCCATGTTACTTCAAACCAGCCACTCTTGAATCAGACAAGACTGCAGATACAGCAGCAGTGTGGAGTCACAGCAATATAACAACAGATTGGAGACTACTGGAGATCAGTCTGCAGGGTGAAGTAAAGTTCTGGAACAACAGAAATAGACACATTAGGCCGTTCCCTGAACACTCAGAATCTGGGAACTTCTCCATCCTTCTCCATAAAGTGCAGCAGTCTGATTTGGGTTTCTACCGCTGTGAGCTGTTCAGGGGGAACAGTTGTACACTTGCTTATCAGGATGTTTATGTAAGCACAG CGTACAGCTCCATGAAATACTGGCATTTCTTGCTCGGAGCAGCAGCCGCACTCTGCCTGTTGTTGGTGTCTTTGTGCTGTATACAACGGAGAAGAA gAGATACAGCAGATCCTTTGTATGTGAATACTTATTTTCATGAAA GCAAAAGAGACTCAAAAGAAGAGGCTATTTACG AGAACGACATGGAGCTCAGAAAACTGAAGAGTACCAGCAGAGAGTGCT GTCAAAGTACAACACAAGAAAACCCAATCTATGTCAACTGTGAGAGAAATAAGACGTGGCTGTGA
- the LOC108437632 gene encoding uncharacterized protein LOC108437632 isoform X1, with protein sequence MKSASEFGVLGLLLSTLIKGVTLCGSESLTRINMVITLQSDVLLPCYFKPATLESDKTADTAAVWSHSNITTDWRLLEISLQGEVKFWNNRNRHIRPFPEHSESGNFSILLHKVQQSDLGFYRCELFRGNSCTLAYQDVYVSTAYSSMKYWHFLLGAAAALCLLLVSLCCIQRRRRDTADPLYVNTYFHESKRDSKEEAIYEVVVLFLLHRERHGAQKTEEYQQRVLSKYNTRKPNLCQL encoded by the exons GCGTCACTTTGTGTGGGAGCGAGTCGCTCACCAGAATTAACATGGTCATCACGCTACAGTCTGATGTTCTGCTGCCATGTTACTTCAAACCAGCCACTCTTGAATCAGACAAGACTGCAGATACAGCAGCAGTGTGGAGTCACAGCAATATAACAACAGATTGGAGACTACTGGAGATCAGTCTGCAGGGTGAAGTAAAGTTCTGGAACAACAGAAATAGACACATTAGGCCGTTCCCTGAACACTCAGAATCTGGGAACTTCTCCATCCTTCTCCATAAAGTGCAGCAGTCTGATTTGGGTTTCTACCGCTGTGAGCTGTTCAGGGGGAACAGTTGTACACTTGCTTATCAGGATGTTTATGTAAGCACAG CGTACAGCTCCATGAAATACTGGCATTTCTTGCTCGGAGCAGCAGCCGCACTCTGCCTGTTGTTGGTGTCTTTGTGCTGTATACAACGGAGAAGAA gAGATACAGCAGATCCTTTGTATGTGAATACTTATTTTCATGAAA GCAAAAGAGACTCAAAAGAAGAGGCTATTTACG aGGTTGTTGTTCTGTTTCTCCTGCATAGAGAACGACATGGAGCTCAGAAAACTGAAGAGTACCAGCAGAGAGTGCT GTCAAAGTACAACACAAGAAAACCCAATCTATGTCAACTGTGA